A window of Festucalex cinctus isolate MCC-2025b chromosome 6, RoL_Fcin_1.0, whole genome shotgun sequence contains these coding sequences:
- the zp3c gene encoding zona pellucida sperm-binding protein 3 isoform X2 yields the protein MGLMQIWIFLFLFFSAYSNPLTSVPEYEDAELEWERLQGERETELDEVTPGLVPRASMFNNRFLKSRSSAPQRAPWYRIVTFSEDPKELFMPEKGVRPVPDSVKEMLLAPPPTVASPGGAAKSKLVDILCHVDRMYVKVSKELFSTRDAFKDLKLGKCPVNEGTSEHYYLLYLLKTDCGFKRESTEDYLFISIVLNYKPTTPVIREMPFEISLQCKYPRYFHSFNPGISIELRRGTVYKRLQSKPAVYIITPQDAFGNEVVGDKTFILGQTMYFEVKQVNNTSTDQRLYINKCFMTAVQDPYSEPKYTVIDNQGMVTRQSEFLKGLLNKQKFSVSAFIFKDTAVSSPSQLYLHCEFSMGEPKPTSSSKACNYDRATKKWKELYGNDSVCACCESSCLPLSKASVNIVSSPSWKVSFRGKDGSPDFELKPKSASWGTPSFEDMTEHSDFLSYWQ from the exons ATGGGGTTGATGCAGATATGGATTTTCCTATTTCTCTTTTTCTCTGCCTATTCTAATCCACTGACAAGCGTGCCAGAATATGAAGATGCAGAATTAGAATGGGAGCGTTTGCAGGGAGAGCGGGAGACCGAGCTGGATGAAGTGACTCCGGGCCTTGTACCCAGGGCCTCTATGTTTAATAACAGATTCCTAAAGAGTAGATCCTCAGCACCTCAAAGGGCTCCATGGTATCGAATTGTCACTTTCTCAGAGGACCCAAAAGAGCTATTCATGCCAGAAAAAGGTGTTAGACCTGTCCCCGACTCAGTCAAGGAAATGTTGCTTGCACCACCTCCCACTGTTGCCTCACCTGGAGGAGCAGCCAAATCGAAGCTTGTCGATATCTTGTGCCACGTTGACCGCATGTACGTAAAAGTAAGCAAGGAGCTTTTTTCCACAAGAGACGCATTCAAAGACTTGAAACTTGGCAAGTGCCCTGTAAATGAAGGCACTTCGGAACATTATTACCTTCTGTACCTTCTGAAAACTGACTGTGGATTCAAGAGAGAG AGTACTGAAGACTATTTGTTCATCAGTATTGTACTCAACTACAAGCCAACCACTCCAGTGATACGAGAAATGCCATTTGAGATTTCCTTGCAGTGCAAATACCcaag ATATTTCCACTCCTTCAATCCTGGCATCTCGATCGAATTGAGGAGGGGCACGGTTTACAAGCGCCTCCAATCAAAACCAGCTGTTTACATCATCACTCCACAAGATG CATTTGGGAATGAAGTTGTTGGTGACAAAACGTTTATCCTGGGGCAGACGATGTACTTTGAGGTGAAACAAGTAAACAACACTTCAACAGACCAGAGGCTTTACATCAACAAGTGTTTTATGACCGCTGTCCAAGATCCTTACTCTGAACCTAAATACACAGTTATTGACAACCAAGG CATGGTGACAAGACAGTCTGAGTTTCTCAAGGGTCTCTTAAACAAGCAAAAATTCTCAGTGAGTGCCTTCATTTTCAAAGACACGGCTGTATCTTCACCATCG caaCTCTATCTGCATTGTGAATTCTCTATGGGCGAGCCGAAACCAACCTCGAGTTCCAAAGCTTGCAATTATGATCGAGCTACCAAAAA GTGGAAGGAGTTGTATGGCAATGACAGCGTGTGTGCCTGCTGTGAATCCTCCTGCTTGCCATTATCAAAAG CTTCTGTGAACATAGTCTCAAGTCCATCTTGGAAGGTCAGCTTCAGAGGCAAGGATGGGAGCCCGGACTTTGAGCTGAAGCCAAAATCGGCTAGCTGGGGCACCCCCAGCTTTGAAGACATGACTGAACATAGTGATTTCCTTAGCTACTGGCAGTAA
- the zp3c gene encoding zona pellucida sperm-binding protein 3 isoform X1 → MGLMQIWIFLFLFFSAYSNPLTSVPEYEDAELEWERLQGERETELDEVTPGLVPRASMFNNRFLKSRSSAPQRAPWYRIVTFSEDPKELFMPEKGVRPVPDSVKEMLLAPPPTVASPGGAAKSKLVDILCHVDRMYVKVSKELFSTRDAFKDLKLGKCPVNEGTSEHYYLLYLLKTDCGFKRESTEDYLFISIVLNYKPTTPVIREMPFEISLQCKYPRYFHSFNPGISIELRRGTVYKRLQSKPAVYIITPQDAFGNEVVGDKTFILGQTMYFEVKQVNNTSTDQRLYINKCFMTAVQDPYSEPKYTVIDNQGCMIDSMVTRQSEFLKGLLNKQKFSVSAFIFKDTAVSSPSQLYLHCEFSMGEPKPTSSSKACNYDRATKKWKELYGNDSVCACCESSCLPLSKASVNIVSSPSWKVSFRGKDGSPDFELKPKSASWGTPSFEDMTEHSDFLSYWQ, encoded by the exons ATGGGGTTGATGCAGATATGGATTTTCCTATTTCTCTTTTTCTCTGCCTATTCTAATCCACTGACAAGCGTGCCAGAATATGAAGATGCAGAATTAGAATGGGAGCGTTTGCAGGGAGAGCGGGAGACCGAGCTGGATGAAGTGACTCCGGGCCTTGTACCCAGGGCCTCTATGTTTAATAACAGATTCCTAAAGAGTAGATCCTCAGCACCTCAAAGGGCTCCATGGTATCGAATTGTCACTTTCTCAGAGGACCCAAAAGAGCTATTCATGCCAGAAAAAGGTGTTAGACCTGTCCCCGACTCAGTCAAGGAAATGTTGCTTGCACCACCTCCCACTGTTGCCTCACCTGGAGGAGCAGCCAAATCGAAGCTTGTCGATATCTTGTGCCACGTTGACCGCATGTACGTAAAAGTAAGCAAGGAGCTTTTTTCCACAAGAGACGCATTCAAAGACTTGAAACTTGGCAAGTGCCCTGTAAATGAAGGCACTTCGGAACATTATTACCTTCTGTACCTTCTGAAAACTGACTGTGGATTCAAGAGAGAG AGTACTGAAGACTATTTGTTCATCAGTATTGTACTCAACTACAAGCCAACCACTCCAGTGATACGAGAAATGCCATTTGAGATTTCCTTGCAGTGCAAATACCcaag ATATTTCCACTCCTTCAATCCTGGCATCTCGATCGAATTGAGGAGGGGCACGGTTTACAAGCGCCTCCAATCAAAACCAGCTGTTTACATCATCACTCCACAAGATG CATTTGGGAATGAAGTTGTTGGTGACAAAACGTTTATCCTGGGGCAGACGATGTACTTTGAGGTGAAACAAGTAAACAACACTTCAACAGACCAGAGGCTTTACATCAACAAGTGTTTTATGACCGCTGTCCAAGATCCTTACTCTGAACCTAAATACACAGTTATTGACAACCAAGG TTGTATGATTGATAGCATGGTGACAAGACAGTCTGAGTTTCTCAAGGGTCTCTTAAACAAGCAAAAATTCTCAGTGAGTGCCTTCATTTTCAAAGACACGGCTGTATCTTCACCATCG caaCTCTATCTGCATTGTGAATTCTCTATGGGCGAGCCGAAACCAACCTCGAGTTCCAAAGCTTGCAATTATGATCGAGCTACCAAAAA GTGGAAGGAGTTGTATGGCAATGACAGCGTGTGTGCCTGCTGTGAATCCTCCTGCTTGCCATTATCAAAAG CTTCTGTGAACATAGTCTCAAGTCCATCTTGGAAGGTCAGCTTCAGAGGCAAGGATGGGAGCCCGGACTTTGAGCTGAAGCCAAAATCGGCTAGCTGGGGCACCCCCAGCTTTGAAGACATGACTGAACATAGTGATTTCCTTAGCTACTGGCAGTAA
- the LOC144020732 gene encoding RING finger protein 122 → MQPFQWCNGCLCSLNSLSSEHDCSMTSDMYHLPLNVYVIVLGIGLFVFMLSLIFCCYLFRLKQQGTREQFSYNEVVLKGASKKLSLLGQTCAVCLEEFRTRDELGVCPCSHAFHKKCLLKWLEIRSVCPMCNKPILRLHTDAPQGAEGPMEPEEV, encoded by the exons ATGCAACCATTCCAATGGTGTAACG GATGCCTGTGCAGTTTGAATTCTCTGAGCTCTGAACACGACTGCAGCATGACGTCTGACATGTATCACCTGCCACTCAATGTGTATGTCATTGTGCTGGGCATTGGCCTCTTCGTCTTTATGCTCAGTCTCATCTTCTGCTGCTACCTTTTCCG GTTGAAACAACAAGGAACGAGGGAGCAGTTCAGCTACAATGAG GTGGTGCTGAAGGGAGCAAGCAAGAAACTCAGCCTGCTTGGA CAAACCTGTGCCGTGTGTCTGGAAGAATTCAGGACCAGAGACGAACTGGGGGTGTGCCCGTGCTCACATGCATTTCACAAGAA GTGCCTGCTCAAGTGGCTGGAGATCCGCAGCGTGTGCCCAATGTGCAACAAACCCATCTTGCGGCTCCACACAGATGCCCCGCAGGGTGCCGAGGGTCCTATGGAGCCAGAAGAGGTGTGA
- the calhm1b gene encoding calcium homeostasis modulator 1, whose product MDKLRMMFQFLQSNQESFMNGICGIMALASAQMYSSFEFSCPCIPEYNYSYGIGLLIVPPIWFFLLGFVLNNNVSVLAEEWRRPTGKRTKDPSILRYMFCSITQRSLIAPAVWVSVTLMDGKSFLCAFSINLDIDRFGNYSLIKGMSETEKIKVLAKIPCKDLFEHQEIRVAASRYIKCISQACGWMFLLMMTFTAFLIRAIRPCFTQAAFLKTKYWSHYIDIERKMFDETCKEHAKSFAKVCIYQYFENISGEMRNLHHHSSKDDGDYEDDDKRRNEEDKLLGIRVQDDMNKALRNWHTCKPALALRKEQINGENKDQLKRETCSGAANGFENGHTHNVEKKEWAVYYSKV is encoded by the exons ATGGATAAATTGCGTATGATGTTCCAGTTCCTTCAGTCCAACCAGGAATCTTTTATGAATGGGATCTGCGGTATCATGGCGCTGGCTAGTGCACAGATGTACTCTTCCTTTGAGTTCAGCTGCCCGTGTATTCCGGAGTACAACTACAGCTATGGGATCGGGCTGCTGATCGTCCCACCGATTTGGTTTTTCTTATTAGGATTTGTCTTGAACAATAATGTGTCGGTGCTAGCAGAGGAGTGGAGAAGGCCCACGGGAAAGAGGACAAAGGATCCGTCAATCCTTCGCTACATGTTCTGTTCAATCACGCAGAGATCTTTGATAGCACCCGCGGTTTGGGTGTCGGTGACTCTGATGGACGGCAAGAGCTTCCTCTGTGCTTTCAGCATCAATTTGGATATTGACAGGTTTGGCAATTATAGTCTCATCAAGGGGATGTCCGAGACAGAGAAGATAAAAGTGCTTGCAAAGATTCCATGTAAAGATTTGTTTGAGCATCAGGAAATAAGAGTAGCAGCATCCCGATACATCAAATGCATATCACAG GCTTGTGGCTGGATGTTTTTGCTCATGATGACCTTCACAGCATTCCTGATTCGTGCGATTCGACCTTGCTTTACCCAAGCTGCTTTCCTCAAAACCAAATACTGGTCTCACTATATCGACATTGAGCGCAAGATGTTCGACGAGACCTGTAAGGAGCACGCCAAGAGCTTTGCCAAGGTTTGCATCTATCAGTACTTTGAGAATATTAGTGGAGAGATGCGCAACTTACATCATCACTCCAGCAAGGATGACGGCGATTATGAAGATGATGATAAGAGAAGGAATGAGGAAGACAAGCTCCTGGGTATAAGGGTTCAGGATGACATGAATAAAGCTTTGCGCAACTGGCACACCTGCAAACCAGCTCTTGCGCTGAGGAAGGAGCAGATAAATGGCGAAAACAAAGACCAACTGAAAAGGGAAACATGCAGTGGAGCAGCAAATGGGTTTGAAAATGGCCACACCCATAATGTGGAGAAAAAGGAATGGGCGGTGTATTACAGTAAAGTCTGA